In Sphingobacterium sp. R2, the genomic stretch GTATAAAACATTTTCTGCATTTATCCAAAAAGCTGATGTTTAGTTTTTCGATGATTTTACTTTAAATAGAACTGATGTTTTCGGGTGCTAGATGCCCTTTATTTAAGAACTACAGAAGAATAATTAAAATAGAAATATATAACGGGGCCATGCCCCTATAACGTTATTATCTGAATATGAAGAAAATTTTCCCAATATTTTTATTCTTAATCACTTTTGGTTTGCTCAGCCATGGGCAAAATGTTCTACAGACAGCCGGAAGTTTGGATTACACTAAACTTTTACTTCCCTCACTGGAGGAGCTTTTTGAAAATGCTAAACGGAGTCCAAGTGTAGAAATGTTCGAATCTAAGATGATGGAGCAAGATAATCTATTAAAATCTGAGAAAAGAAGCTGGTTAAAATACTTTAAGGTGGGTGGTTCATGGCAGTATGGAAATATAGGTGTTAATTCCATGTTTACAGATCAAAATACGCCTTTGTTTTATCAGTATTCTGGAGCTAAGCAGAATGCTCTGTTTGTAAGTAGTACTGTTTCAGTACCTTTTGATGACGTTTTTGATCGTTCAAATCGTGTCAAGCGGCAAAAGATGCAGCGTCGTTCTACAGAATTGGAAATGGAAAAATGGTTTGACGAACAGAAGGTTCGCATTATTGATTCTTATGTTAAATTGACCAATGCAATGTCGATATTAAAAAAGAAGACAGAAAATTTAACATTAACGGAAGCACAGCTGAAAACTGTGGAGGCTGATTTTGCTAATGGGCATGCAGGAATTTCGGATTTAAACGCAGCAAAAAAAATGGAAGTGGAGGCATATGAGGCTTATAAGTTGACTGAAAGCACGATAACCGCTGAACTTTTGCATTTGGAGATTTTAAGTAGAACAAAAATTATCAGCAAGTAAAGATGGGTATAGTAATTTACATTATAAAATCCTTGTATAGGTTTAAATGGTGGCTGATCGTATTGCCATTGCTGGTCATGGGAATTGTTATCTATTTCACGAGGAATATGAATAGACAATATGAATCCGATATGACCATTTATACAGGTATCATTTCCGCCAACGGGACTGAGCTTAGTCAAGATGGTAAGCAAGACTGGAATATCCTTAAAAATTCATTGTTAAATGTCATTAACACCATTGGTTCAAAAGAGACTATGCGCGTTGTGTCGTTAAAGCTGTTCGCCCGAACCATGATCAATGGCGACCCTGAACGAGACAATGTTTATGTTTCAAGTGCTCATTTTCGTCAATTGTTGGATATTACACCTTCGGCAGTCAAAAAATTAATTGATAAAACGTCGGAAGAACGTACTGTCGAAAATTTAAAAAGGTACGAAAAAATGGATGCCAAAAACTTTGTTTATGGCTTATTTAATTGGAATCATCCATATTTTAGTTATGGTGCACTGAGCAAAATTGATATTAAACAGATTGACAACAGCGATATTCTTCATGTTTACTATGAGAATAATGATGCTGGGATCACCTATCAAACATTAAATATATTGAGTGAAGTTTTCGCAGATGAATATAAAACCCTTCAATATAGCAATACCAATAATGTAATAAAATATTTTGAAGCGGAATTGGCAAGAATTGGAAAGGATTTATTCATGAAAGAAGATTCTCTTACCAAATTCAATGTTCAAAATCGCGTTATCCATTATGATAAGCAGACTGAAGCTGTTACAATTTTGGACAAGGACTATGAGATCCGGAAACAAGATGCGCTATCTGCACGTAACAGAGCGCAGGTGAGTATCGCTCAATTAGAATCAGGCATTGATGCAAATATTAAAAGTATTAAAAATAATGCGCAATTTTTGGCTAAAATGAATGATATATCGGACTTAAACTATTCTATTTCTCAAATTGAGTCCTATCGTCCTGATTCATTGAAAACTACAGTCACCAATTCGGCGTCAACACTTGAGGGACTTAAATCGAAATTGAGAAATCAAGAACGGGATTTCCGTAATTTTATCCAAGAATATTCTAGTCAAAAATATACGAAAAATGGCTATCCTAACGCAAACTATGTTGCACAATGGGTAGACGAATTATTAAAATTGGATCAGGCGCAGGCGGATATTAAAGTGGTAGATGATTTTAAAATTGAATTGGATAAAATGTATTCGCATTACTCTCCAATAGGTTCATTACTTAAACGTCAAGAACGGGGTATTAATTTTACTGAACAGAGTTATCTTTCGGTTTTGGGAGGATTGAACGCTGCTCGCCTTCGGCTTAAGAGTCTGGAAATGAGCGCTGCCACATTAAAAGTAATTAATCCTGCAACCTATCCACTTAATTCCAAACCTACCAAGCGTAAGATGCTGGTTATGGGAACCTATTTTGCTACTTTGGTGTTTTTATTGGGCTGTATCCTGGTTTTGGAATTGCTCGATCGAACTTTACGTGATAAGCAAAGGACTGATCGTGTCACAAAAGGGAATGTGATAGGTGCATTTCCGTATAAAAAAATGGGGCGCTATAGTGAACAAATTAAAAAGATGGCATCAAAATCATTAGCAAATCAGTTGTTCGGCTATTTTAAACGCGGAAATGCAGTCAATTTTATCAATGTATTGAAGCTAGATGAAGCGATTGATAGTGGGAATGTGATGCGCTACATCAAAGAGGAATGGGAAACGATTGGTCTTAAAGTGGGGGTACTGGAAGAAGCCAAAGACTTTAATGCTAAATCACGAGAATTTTTGATTGAAAATACACTATTAGAACGCATCAAACAAGGGGGAAATGATTTTACGCTTGTAGGCCATACAAGTTCGTTTAATATTCCAGTACCTCCATTCTATCTTGCTCAGGCAGCAGTAAATCTATTGCTACTGGATGCAGAGTCTGCTTGGAAGGAAGAAGATGATGAACTCTTCAAGGAGCTTGATTTACGCAGTGGAACAGTACCTGTATTAATCTGTCTAGTGAATGCAGATCGATTCGCTACAGAGACATTTACGGGGATGTTGCCGCCGTACAGCTTTTTAAGAAAATTGGAATATAGATTTTCTCAATTGGGAATTACCGCATCTAAAGCTTAGGCATTACGGTAGAAGGAAATGACAAAGGAAGTTTTATTTGATAAAATTGGCTTAAAATTATTAGCTGTCCTTGGATGTGCGCTGATTACTTTTTTGGCCATATCAGGGGGACTACTGCCTAGTGTTGGGATTGCGCTGGCTCCTTTTCTTCTATGTTTTCTAATAATTTGTATCCGGAATCCGTTTATCAGCTTTCTTTTCTTATTTGCTGTGTGCTTTTTTATTATGGGATTATTACGTTATGTACGTATTCCTGTACCACCCAGTATTATCGTAGATTTGGTGATTTTATTTAATTTTATAGTAATCGCATTAAATCATCTTTATCGAAATTATAATGCTAAGTTGAAAATACCGCTCTATATCTTTATTTGTCTAGCTTGGGTAGGATATTGCATGGTTGAAGTATTTAATCCAGCGAGTATATTTGGTAATTGGCTGGCTTCGATCCGTAGCCTAGCGCTCTATCTTTGTTTATTTCAATTTTTAGTATATTATATATTTAAAGATAAATCTCAGCTTAGGTCATTTTTTATTTTTTGGGCGATTTTAGTGCTTTTAGCCGCACTAAAAGCTATTGGACAAAAGTTTATCGGCTTTGATACGGATGAGAGAATTTGGCTTTACACGCTGGGGGCTCACACCCACCTAATCTATAGTGGCATCCGCTATTTTTCTTTTTTTACCGATGCCGCTAATTTTGGTTGTCACATGGGTCTCGGTATGGTTGTTTTTTCCATTTTGTTTATCTATGAGAAGAGTAGGAGTATTCGGATTCTATACAGTGTAGTTGCTATCCTAGCGATGTATGGCATGTTGATATCGGGGACCCGATCTGCCATGGCCATACCAATTGCTGGCTATGCATTTTATATTCTGTTATTAAAACGGTGGCGTCTGGTCATTTGGGGATCTCTATTATTTACATTAGTCTTTGGCTTCCTATCTTTAACCAATATTGGAAACAGTAATGCTGATATACGAAGGATGAGAACAGCTTTTCAATTTAAAGAGGATGCATCTTTCAATTTGCGGAAGGAGAACCAGGCTAAAATGAAAACATTTATGCGTAATTATCCAATCGGTCTGGGTTTGGGGTCTGCCAAGAATGCTAGTGAGGGGGACCTTTTGGATGGGCTGCCAACAGATACTTCTTTTGTCTTTATTTGGGTAGAAACTGGAGTGATAGGATTGATCCTCTATGTGTTGATTTGGATTTCATGTCTAACGATTTGCTTTTATTTTGTTTGGTTTAAACTGAAGGATCCAATGCTCCGCGGGTTTTGTAGTGCGTCAGCAGCTGGAATTGCAGGCATGATGTTAGCGGGGTATGGAAACGAAGTTTTGCATCAATTCCCAACTGGGGAGACTATATATATATTGATGGCTATGGCAATGTTATGCCCATATTTGCAGCAGAATGAACAAAAAGTCGCATCCTAGAATTTCCTTTATTACTGTTAATTATAATGGTGTAAACGATACATTGAATCTGTTGCAAACGATCTTTGATAACGTCAGCAGCTTTTGTTTTGAAGTAATCGTCATTGATAATGCTTCAGATAGCAATGAATTTGAGTTAATCTTGCAGCGGTATCCATTTGTAAAGGGTAAGTGTTTGTCTAAAAATCTCGGATTTGCGGGAGGAAATAATATTGGGCTTGAACTTGCGTGTGGTGATTATTTATATTTGATTAATAATGATACATTGTTACCTAGAAATGCCGACTTACAAATTCAAGCCATGATTTCATTTTGTGAATCAAACCCGAATGTTGGGGGGCTATCGCCTAAAATTATGTATCACAATCCTAGTAATTTGATACAGTTTGCAGGAAGTACGCCATTGACACCTATCACTATCAGAAACAAACAAATTGGATACAAGGAAATAGATTATGGTCAATATGATAAAATTGCTCAAATTCCTTATTTTCATGGTGCCGCAATGTTTATTCCTCAGCGTGTGATCGAATATGTTGGCGGCATGCCTACGTGCTACTTTTTGTATTATGAAGAGCTTGATTGGTCCACCAGTATAACCAAATATTTTCCATTGTATTATTTCCCTAGTGCTCAGATTTTTCACTTGGAAAGTGCTTCCACTGGAATCGATAGTCCACTTAAAACCTATTATATTACGCGAAATAGAATAATATTTGCCTTTAGGCAAAGAAAATATATTTTGCGGGTGATAGCACTGAGTTATTTGATTTTAATTGCTTTTCCAATGCATTTGTTTTTACTTTTGTTTAAATTGAAGTTTAAACAATCTGGTGCGATGATTAAAGGAGTTTTGTCTGCCTGTGGCTGGATTGTTGCGGGACATCGTTAATTAATCTATATGTGTATGCTTATAACAGTCTTTTGGTATATAGACTTTTTATTTTTCATAGCCTTTGCTTTGTGGGTAGGCTATGTCGTTTTATTTGCATTTGCATCGCGAATAAAACCGAAAATTAATTTTCCGCAAGCTGAACCATTAGCAAGATTTGCCATATTATTTCCGGCCTATAAAGAGGATAATGTTATAAAGGAAAGTGTTATTAGTTTTAAGGCGCAGGATTATCCAATTGATAGGTTTGAAATTGTTGTCATTTCTGATGCTATGGAAGATGCGACAAATGACCACCTTCGGCGATTGGGTGTTTCGCTTATACATC encodes the following:
- a CDS encoding TolC family protein, giving the protein MKKIFPIFLFLITFGLLSHGQNVLQTAGSLDYTKLLLPSLEELFENAKRSPSVEMFESKMMEQDNLLKSEKRSWLKYFKVGGSWQYGNIGVNSMFTDQNTPLFYQYSGAKQNALFVSSTVSVPFDDVFDRSNRVKRQKMQRRSTELEMEKWFDEQKVRIIDSYVKLTNAMSILKKKTENLTLTEAQLKTVEADFANGHAGISDLNAAKKMEVEAYEAYKLTESTITAELLHLEILSRTKIISK
- a CDS encoding GumC family protein, whose translation is MGIVIYIIKSLYRFKWWLIVLPLLVMGIVIYFTRNMNRQYESDMTIYTGIISANGTELSQDGKQDWNILKNSLLNVINTIGSKETMRVVSLKLFARTMINGDPERDNVYVSSAHFRQLLDITPSAVKKLIDKTSEERTVENLKRYEKMDAKNFVYGLFNWNHPYFSYGALSKIDIKQIDNSDILHVYYENNDAGITYQTLNILSEVFADEYKTLQYSNTNNVIKYFEAELARIGKDLFMKEDSLTKFNVQNRVIHYDKQTEAVTILDKDYEIRKQDALSARNRAQVSIAQLESGIDANIKSIKNNAQFLAKMNDISDLNYSISQIESYRPDSLKTTVTNSASTLEGLKSKLRNQERDFRNFIQEYSSQKYTKNGYPNANYVAQWVDELLKLDQAQADIKVVDDFKIELDKMYSHYSPIGSLLKRQERGINFTEQSYLSVLGGLNAARLRLKSLEMSAATLKVINPATYPLNSKPTKRKMLVMGTYFATLVFLLGCILVLELLDRTLRDKQRTDRVTKGNVIGAFPYKKMGRYSEQIKKMASKSLANQLFGYFKRGNAVNFINVLKLDEAIDSGNVMRYIKEEWETIGLKVGVLEEAKDFNAKSREFLIENTLLERIKQGGNDFTLVGHTSSFNIPVPPFYLAQAAVNLLLLDAESAWKEEDDELFKELDLRSGTVPVLICLVNADRFATETFTGMLPPYSFLRKLEYRFSQLGITASKA
- a CDS encoding glycosyltransferase family 2 protein — its product is MNKKSHPRISFITVNYNGVNDTLNLLQTIFDNVSSFCFEVIVIDNASDSNEFELILQRYPFVKGKCLSKNLGFAGGNNIGLELACGDYLYLINNDTLLPRNADLQIQAMISFCESNPNVGGLSPKIMYHNPSNLIQFAGSTPLTPITIRNKQIGYKEIDYGQYDKIAQIPYFHGAAMFIPQRVIEYVGGMPTCYFLYYEELDWSTSITKYFPLYYFPSAQIFHLESASTGIDSPLKTYYITRNRIIFAFRQRKYILRVIALSYLILIAFPMHLFLLLFKLKFKQSGAMIKGVLSACGWIVAGHR
- a CDS encoding O-antigen ligase family protein, whose protein sequence is MGLLRYVRIPVPPSIIVDLVILFNFIVIALNHLYRNYNAKLKIPLYIFICLAWVGYCMVEVFNPASIFGNWLASIRSLALYLCLFQFLVYYIFKDKSQLRSFFIFWAILVLLAALKAIGQKFIGFDTDERIWLYTLGAHTHLIYSGIRYFSFFTDAANFGCHMGLGMVVFSILFIYEKSRSIRILYSVVAILAMYGMLISGTRSAMAIPIAGYAFYILLLKRWRLVIWGSLLFTLVFGFLSLTNIGNSNADIRRMRTAFQFKEDASFNLRKENQAKMKTFMRNYPIGLGLGSAKNASEGDLLDGLPTDTSFVFIWVETGVIGLILYVLIWISCLTICFYFVWFKLKDPMLRGFCSASAAGIAGMMLAGYGNEVLHQFPTGETIYILMAMAMLCPYLQQNEQKVAS